A region of the Pueribacillus theae genome:
AATTCAACAGAGTCGCCTTCATCCAACGTTTTGAAGCCCTCTGATTGAATTGCTGAGTAGTGAACAAATACGTCTTCACCATCTTCACGTTCAATAAAGCCAAAACCTTTTTCTGCATTAAACCATTTTACTTTACCTTGCATTCTTCTTTCACATTCCCTTCATGTGCAATCTTTTGTAAATGTTCACACTTTGTTAACATTTACATTTTAAATATAATCTCTTTAGGGAATGATTGTCAAACAACGGCTAATTTTTTTTATCAAAGTACATCCCGTCAGCCGCTGCGTTTTTGTATGGGTTCATATATTGCTTGCTGCGTTGCTGTTTTCGTTTAAACGTTTCGAAATTGTTTTTCATCACCTTGAATTGTTCATAAAGCAGCTTATCAATTTCCAAATTAATGGCAACAATGCGCTTTCCGATTTGTTTTTCTTCCGCCGAGTAATCGCCGGGAAGCCTATCGATCAATTGTTGGCGGACAGAGAGAAGTTTCTCTACCGAAGAAATGTACTCATCCTTCTCCTCCACATTATCGGGCATGCCGCCATGCAAGCTTGAATGAAGCTCTTGCGTCACCAAATATAATTCATTCACAGTTGTCATTATGCCCGTTCTCTTCCATCATGCTGCAGTTTACGGTTCAACAAGACGGCTTCCTTCCACGTATCACGGAATTCTACGACAAATCCTTCCACTTCGTCTAAAATGGCGGCATCATTTTTAATATTCGCTTCTATGAGCCTTCTGTTTATATACTCATACAGCTGCATCATCTGATTCGAGACCGGAATATCCATATTCAATGTCACCATGAGTTCTGAAATGATGTTTTGCGCTTTTTGGATCGCCGTGTTTTTTTCTTCGATTTGCTTTTCTTCCATTGCACTCTTCGCTTGCTTTATAAATTTTAAACACCCATTGTAAAGCATGAGTGTCAACTCACCTGGCGCCGCAGTATTCACAGCATTATTTTGATATGTAGCATACGGATTTCTTGCTGACATAAAAAAGCCTCTCCTTCACTCTTTCCTAAAAGCCTCCGAATTGCTGCATGAGATACGCGGATTGCTGATTGGCCTGCTGTACCGCTTTTTCCATCGCAGTAAACTGTCTCCAATAGCTTTCTTCCAACCTTTTCAAACGTTCTTGCATGCGATCAATTTGTTTATCAACGTCGATTAAATTGCGGCCAAGCGTAAACTGATGATTCGTTCTTAAATTGTTTCCCGCCCGGGCCTCAATGTTCGTTGTGACGCTTTTTATTGACGCTCTTAACCGGGCTGCAATTCCTTGTTTTTCAAAGCTTGTTTTCGTAGTTCCTGGTGTTCCGTTAAACAGTTCGTACAATTTATTCGGATCGTTCGCAATGGCTTCACGCAACTTATCCTCATTGACTTCCAGTTTCCCCCGCTCCAAGTAATCTTTGGAAGACGTGATCCCAAAGTCAGCGAGGTGAAGCTTCGTACCGTCCGCAAGTTCAACCGTCGAATACAAATCAAGGCGCATCTGATTCAGCCCGCCGGAAATAATCGAATCATTTCTCAGCATGCCGCTCTTCGCTTTCTCTTCCCACATTTCAATTTGCTTTTCAGACATATCTTCGCGCTGTTCTTCCGTGAGCGGTTTAAAGTCACGGTATACCTTCTCCTGGAGACGACCGTTCAAATCTGCGATTAATTTATTGTATTCGTCGACAAATTTTACAACCGTGTCAAAAATAAAATCGGTGTCGTTTGCTGTCGAAATAGTGACAGGCTTACCCTCTGTCGTGTTCTTTAGCGTGTATTCGATTCCGTTGATTGTGAATACGTTTGAGGTGCGTTCTGTTTCATAGCCGTTTATCGTAAATTTAGCGTTTTTGCCTTCTTTGCCTTTTGGGCCATTCTCTAGAACACCGTTGTTGAATTTAAAGCCTAGCTTCTCCATAAAATCTTTTGTGGAGTTGCTTCCGTCCTCGTCAGCAACAACTTCTATCTTTGCACCAACTCCAGTGGCATTCATCGTCATCACGAGATGGCTTTTTTCCCCAACACGATCTTCAAAAATCGTAACGCCAAAATTCGAACTATTAAACCTCTTTATCACATCTCCAAGGGTATCATTTGCCGAAATTTCAATTTTAACCTCTGTTGGTTCTGATTCTCCCGGCTTGGTTACGTTAAAAGTAAGCGTCCGCTCCCCACTAGTAAATTGTGGGTCATCCGCTGACACCCATACTTCTGAAGTTGCAAGCTGCGAGACTTCTATCTGGGTTGACACATTCCCTGACGGATTAATCGCTTTTGCGCTAACAGCACTATCGTTGCTGCTCGAAACAGTTTTTTTCAAGAAAGTTGCTTGCCTAAAGACGCCATCGAAAGTAAGATCGCTAAAAGCCGTCAGCAATTTATTTACATCGCGGTAGCTGTCACGCTGCCATTCAAGCACTTGCTTTTTTTGGACAAGCCGATCAAGCGGATACCGCTCCGCCCGCATGAGATCTTTAATAATTGATTCTGTATCCATTCCGCTTGCAAGGCCAGCAAATCGATTCACTTGCATATTGTATCACCGCTTTCTTACCTTTTTTCATCAACAAAAAGCCCCATAAATTTCGCCATTCCCGCATACATATCCAAAAATTTTTTCGGAGGGATTTCCCGGATGACTTCTTGCGTATTTTTATCAACAACTTCAACATAATATTCCTGCAGCTCTTCATGAAACGTAAATTTGACCGAAATGTCGATTGGGAGCAAAAAGTCATTTACGGCATCAACCCTCTCCCTCACTCGTTCCGTCATCAGTTGCTCATCGAATGTATTTTTTTCTTCCTGCCCAGGCTGCTCATGCCGTCTTATGCCACTGTCCGTTATCCGGTGAACAGTATGGGCAGCAACCGAAGGATTTGACATTCCTTTTACATCCACACCGCACTCCCCCTCTTCATTCTCTACCTTATTTATCGGATTGCTTCTACACTTTTTAACAATCATCAGTAAATAACTTAATTTCCTATCAAACACAAAAAAAAGACCTGCTCAATAAAGAGAACAAGTCTTCTAATCTATTTTATCCAATAAACATTTGAACGAACATTTTGCCGTACTGGCCGCCATCGACAATTCCAATTCCAACTTCAGTATAGCCGCTGTTAAGAATATTGGCACGGTGTCCATCAGAGTTCATAAGGGATGTATGTGCTTTTTCAACCGTTTGGTTCCCTGCCAAGTTCTCGCCTGCCGTACGATAGGAAATACCAAACTGTTTCATCATGTCAAACGGTGATCCGTATGTTGGAGAGTTATGATCAAAGTAGCCTTTATCAATCATGTCTTTCGCTTTTACACGAGCGACTTTTGTCAATTCAAGATTTGCTTTTAATGGCTTCAGGCCATTTTTTTGTCTTTCCGTATTAACAAGATTCAACATTTGTTGTTCTTCAGCAGTTAAACCTTGGTTTGCTTGTTGTTGGTTCTCATTTTTAGGCTGTTCTTTGACCGGCTGAGATGGTGCTGGTTGGGCTGGCTTTTCTTGAACGACGTTATCATTGTTTTTCTCCGGCGCTTTTTGCTGGTTGCTATTTTTATTTACATCTTTCTTTGAATCTTTGTAATGATTCTGCCAATTATAGTAGTAATCCCATTTATATGTCGGGACTTGTTTAACTTCATATTTTACATTTGCTTTTTGTTGTACATTGCAGGTTGATGCAGCTTCTGCCCCACCCGCTTGCCATCCTACCAAACCGGCTCCGATCAACGTTGCCACAAGTAATTTCTTCATAATGATGTAACCTCCTGATGTGTGAAATGTAGTGTAATGGTCTTTCTATATACGCATCCTATCATAAAAAAGGAGGTTCAAAGATGAAAACAAGCTTACAAAAGATTGCATTATTGCGATCATTATTTCACTTTGATTGCAAACGTTACAAAAAGAAAAGTTAAACAAACGTTTAATTAAAATTTATAAAAGAATTGTTTCGGCAAAAGTAAGATAAATGGAGAAAAAAGGAGGAAAAGGAAGAAAGAGGAAGTTTCTAACAGCATACCATCATTCAACGATGATCAGAAAAATAACAATTTAAGAGAATTCCAGGCATTCCTACTTCTAATCTCTTTCTGAAACTGGCCTTAAAAAATAAATCTTGTATGATTGATTAAGAGTGTTGCGAGGAAATTTAAAACAGGGGGAAAAACAATAGGAGAAAAAAAGAGAAAGAAGTTACTAAGCAGAAACGCCCCGGACATTTTACCTAATTCTTCCTTTTGTGACAAATCCCTTCTTGAATTTTCAAAAAAACCGATCGCCGAAATTCGACAATCTCACACATCCTTCATATCCTTCAATATTTTCATCAAATCCAAAGAAACATCCGCGGCCTTTTTATTTTCTTCCTGAATCGAAAGATAGATTTCTTTCCGATAAATATCGATGTCTTTTGGCGCATGGATGCCTATCTTAATTTGATCGCTGCTAATTGAGAGGATTGTAATTTCGATGTCGTCTCCTATTTTAATGGATTCATTCAATTTCCTTGTGAGTACAAGCATATTTACCCCTCCCTTTGAGCAGCTTTTAGTAATCGATGTTTCGTTTCGTAGCGGGGATCATTTAAAATAATTTGTTTCCCTCGTCTTTCTTTCACATTTAATACAATCGGCGCTTGAAGATTGGCGGTAGATTCCGAAAACGGCTCGTTCACCGTCAAAATAACAAAAATAGATAGATCCTGATTCGACTGAATGTTAAGCTGGCGAAGCACAGCATCTTCCAATTTGAAATTATAGTCTTTAAAAAAAGAAAAAGGTTCTGTTACTAAAAAAGCAAGGGCATGAGTGTTGATTGACTGTAAAATAAAAAAAGGACTCTTCTCTGCAAATGGAAGAATCACAAACTTTGTTTCATCGACAAAACCCGGAAGCCCCTGTTCAAACGTGAGAATATCTTCTTGATGGACTTCAATTTCCCCTTGGTACTTCGTCTGTATAGTTAGCATCACTTTCCACCTTCCAAAATAAAAACTACACTTTCCTATTCACAAAATCAATCGCAAGGCTGTTCAGCCTTTCCACATAAATATTCACTTTGCCAGGTCTGTAGCGGTGAACAGGCTTATTTGGATTCGCTTCAATTATCGGTTTATTCACTTTCGATTGAATCTCAATTTTGCCTGGTGTGTAATTAATTTTCACGCTAAATGGGGACGGGATCCAACCGATATTAAATTCATATAGTGGGTTTTCACTGTTTTCTTTCGCTTGATCCGCGATTGGATTTCCGCCATTTTCGATACGCATCAACTCATCCCCTTGTTCAGCGATCCGCCCCATGCCATTCAACCAGTCATGATACCCTGTTTGGGCAAATTCTTCCGTTAGCCTAAAAGGTGACTTTAAGTTCATTTCTTCCCATGCTTGTACCTGATCGATCGTAAGCTTTCCGGGTATCCGTTCAATTGTTAATTCAGCTGGGGGCTGCTGAATGGAAAGCTCAGCCTTTGGCTGTTCCATTTCCTGGACTGGAGGTTCATGGGCTATACCTATTCTGGCGAACTTCGATTCCATTCTAATTTGAGGAATGTTCATAGAATGCATCCTTTACATATAAGTTGGTTCAAAAAGCCCGAAAATGGCAGGCTGTCACTTTATCGCAGAAAGTCCAACAGGCTTGGCTGAATAACACGCGTTCCGACTGCAAGAGCGGCACGATGAATCGTTTCTTGCATTTTCAGATCGGTGATAACCTTCTCCATGTCCGCTCCTTCGTTCTCTTTAATGATCTTCTTGGCAATTAATTCTTGATCGCCTAAACGGTTCTCAATAAGTTCAACCCGGTTATAACGGGCGCCTAATTCTGCACGTTCTGAAAGGAGGTTGTTAATATGCCCGTCTAATCTCTCAAGGAAAGAGTCGATATTCTGTTCATCCTTAAGAGCTTGTTCCAAATCATCGAAAGTCTTAAAAACCTCTTTCCCAAACACGACATTTGGGTCAATGCTTGCTGGAATCGTTGACCCTTTTGATACTTCGATTTTGAAAGGATCTGGTTTATTGTTTTCATCCCATTTTGGACTTATCGTCCCATCTTCGTTGATCGTAACAGGCGGATTTGAAATATCAGTGCCATTAAAAATATATTTCCCCGCAACTTTCGTATTGGCGACTTCCGTATAGGCTTCTTTCAATTGGGAAATTTCGGCTTTGATCTTAAGACGATCTTCAGAACCATTCGTATCATTCGCCGCTTGGCCAACAAGTTCACGCACCCGCCCCAAAATTGCATTCGCTTGTTCAAGACCTGCTTCCGAATTGTCTATCCAATTGTACATTTCAGATAAGTTTCGCGTATATTGTTCAACTTCTGTCAAATTCGTTCGATACGCCATCCCTTTAATCGCGACGACCGGATCATCAGACGGACGGCTAATTTTACGTTGTGTATACAATTGCTCTTGCAGCTTGCCAAGCTGAGAGTAACTGTTGCTTAAATTTCGAAGCATATTTGCTGTTAACATACTTTGTGTGACACGCATCTTCTTCATCTACCCTTCCATTACTTTATCCCGCAACTCCAAATCCTAGAAGTTAAGCGGAGGATTGCGGACGCTAATTCTTTGTAAGTCCCCTTTATCTTCCAACAACGCCCATGCCGTTAATAATTTTCTCAAGCAATTGGTCAACAACCGTAACCATACGGGCTGATGCGTTGTATGCTTGTTGGAAGCGAATAAGATTAATGATTTCTTCATCAAGCAAAATACCACTGATTGACTGGCGGCGTTGATCAGCTGATATCTTTAACGTTTCGGTATTGCTCTTCATACGATTTGCTTCTTGGGCTTTAACCGCCATCTCACCGATAACCCCTTGATAGAATCCTTGTAACGTTGTCTTTTCTTCAGAACCGATCTTATCCAGTACTTTATTTTTCACTTCGGCAAGCAGCAACGCATTTTCCCCATTGCCTTCTTCACCTGAATTTGGGTCAGTTGCAGCAGCGATGTTATCCCGTGAATCGATAATCGCTTGATCTACTTTTATATTTTTCGCAGCACCTGAGACATCTTTAAGTTCTTCAAAAAAGTTTCTTTCAGTGTGTGAGCCTGCTTTAATATCTGAAAGGCTCCAGCCTTTTTTATGTATTTCATTAAATTCTGTAACGAAAGCATGAGCCATTTCATCAAGATTGTCGATCATCTTACCATAGTCATCGTGCGCTTTTAAAAGGGCACTTAATTTCCCTTTTTCATAATTAAGTGGCAAATCATCAGCACCGATTTTGACTTTATTATCATTATCGACTGTAAGACTGCTGGTGGTCATGTCTTTTCCATCGACAAGTGTATGAGAGTTACCTTCACTATCCACAATCGAAACCGTTACGTTGCCTTCCGCGGTGGGAAGTGCATTTCCACGGTTAGGTTCATAGGTCACCTCGATATCGACCAATTCTGACAACCTGTCTAGAAGACGGTCACGTTCATCATATAAATCATTCGGCAAATAACCGTGAGGTTCAATTCCCCGAATTTGTTGATTTAAATTGTTCAGCTGGGTGGCAATCGAATTAATTTCTTTAATCGTAACATCAATTTCTTGTACAGTATTTTTTTGAAGTGCTGTTATCGAGTTGCTTAAATAGTTAAATGTATCGGCGACTGCGATGCCTCGCTCCCTAACAACAGAACGAGCGCCAGGATCATTCGGCGAAGCAGCGAGATCTTCGAGCGACTGCCAAAATCGATCAAGTGTTTTGGCAAGTCCAGCGTCAGAAGGCTCATTCATTATATCTTCGAGTCTGCTTAATGCTTCCGCCCTTGAACTCCAGTAGCCTGATTTGTTATTTTCACTACGAAACTGGACATCAAGAAACGATTCCCGCACACGCTCAACGGATCCCGCTTTCACACCCGTTCCCATCTGTCCGGGAACTTGCGGGCGATTTATTCCAAGCGGCGGATACGGTTCAGCCGCTTCAAAATTCACCCTCTGCCTCGAATAGCCTGGGGTATTGGCGTTGGCAATATTATTGCCAGTCGTCTCTAATGCATATTGTTGTACCGTCATGCCACGTCTCGCTGTTTCAAGTCCCATAAAAGTTGAACGCATTTGTTGTGATCCCCCTCATAAGTCTCTATGCCTTAGAATCAAAAAACGAACGATGGCTGCCATCCGTTTTTTTATTCTCCGGATGTTTGTAAGTCACTTCCTCTGGTTCCGGCGACAACATTTCAAGTGAAGCGTTGACAAACTGGAGTGACTGTTTCGTTAACTGTTGATTCAATTCATTTTGTTCTTTCATTTTAATGATTTCTTCCGAAAGCTTCGCATGCAGCTTGCGGATTATTTCACGGTCATTTTCCTCCATAAAAGGATAAAGTGATGAAAGGGTAACATCTTCAATCACTATCCCTTTCCTATTTAAAAAATCCTCGACAGCTTTTTGGCGATTTTCGTCTGCTTTTCCCAACAATTTTATTTGCTTTTCCTCTGCTTTTAGCAGCTCTTCAAGTTTTTTAATTTCGTTTTGTTTTAGAAACTCTGTTTTTTCTATTGTAAGATCGTTCAGCTGCTGTTGTATTTTAAGAAGCATGGCTAATGATTGAATGATGTTTTGGGCCGTCATTAGTAAACATCCTCACCGACTATTTTTTCCAAAAATCGAGCAGCCTTTCGGCTGTCTTTTTATAATTGATTTCATAGTTTCCTGCGTCATACTGTTTTTTAATCTCATTCACCTTTTTTTCACGTTCAGATTGAAGTTCGGATTTTTTTAGCAGTTCTTTCGCCTGTGCAGAAATTTCAAGCTTATCTTTATGCTGTGTTTGTGGTTTTTCCGGCTGGTTTTCCGCAGCCTTTTTATACGGATTTGTTTTCATTGAATGAATCGGATTAATTTTCATGACGCCACCTCACTTAATAATCGTTCATTTGATTTTTGAAATACGTTGCTTGACGCACCTCTTGCCGTTCGGCTTCTTTTTCAGCTATCTCCAGATCATTTTTTATCGTTTCAACACAATTTTTACACAAATTTCCAGACGAGATGGGAGCCCCGCACGATTGGCAGGAATATACTAAATTTGGAAATTGGGCTGTTCGAAGCCTGCCTTCCTTAATGAAGCGAATAATGACTTTTTCCGGCACCCCTGTCGCTTCATGGACTTCATGCAAACTTGCGGAACGGTTTTGCTTTTTGCGAATAAAAGTATAGACCTTTTCAAACATCTTTTCTTCTTCTTTGTAACAAGATTCGCAAATATCCCGTATCGTCCTGACAAAAACATTGCCGCATTGCTCACAATTTGCCAATTCAGCCATTTCTTTCAATCCCCCCAGTCTCGCTCTTTGTCTATTATATCTATCGGTTCAAACAATAAAAAGTTTATAGGTTGGTTGCAATTTCAAACACCTCTTGCCAACGTCAATGATGAAACGGAACGTGCCCCGTAGCCAAAAAGTGTTTGGGCGGCATTCCTTACAGTCGTGCCAGTTGTGTAAACATCATCGATAAGAACGATTCTGGCACCTGATAAGCCAATGCCCTCCTTCAACTGAAAAAAATCGGCATTCGTTTGAAGACGTTCGCTGCGTGACTTTTTACTTTGCTTTTCACTATTTTTACGAGTGAGAATATCTTTTATTTCTCCATCTAGTAATTGCGCGAGGACTAGAGACTGGTTGAAGCCGCGTTCATACAGGCGTTTGCCGCTTAATGGAATTGGGACAATGATTTCATTTTGGCATTCTTTCAGCCATAATTTCTTCCATTCTGACGTTACCGTTTCACATAGCACAACATCACCTCGAAATTTAAAACGGTTCATCCATTCTTTCATTTTGCCGTCATATACGTAAAGGGAGCGATTTTTGAAATTTTTGTCCGGCCAAATCATTTCCCAGCGGATGCAGTCGAGACAAGTATCTCCATCCACAAAGCCTTTTGGTGTTTTTTCGAGCATACGGCCACAGACTCGACATATTTCCCCGGAAATAATCGTCAATGACTGACGGCATTCTTCGCACAATTTATCGGGCTCCGTTAACCCAAATACACTGTTCCATGTCAATGCTTGATAAAAAGACACATCACACCATAAGCAATAATCCATGCTTTCACCTCCACTGCTCTACAATGTTTTTGCTTCCTCGTTCATTTCTTCAATATGATGCAAAGCTTTCATCATCTCTTCTGTTTTCCCAAAGTGAAAATACCGGACTTCACCGGTTGGATATTTCCCGCTTCTCCCTGCTCGCCCAGCAATTTGAACGAGCGCACTTTCTGTAAAAATCTGATCTTCAGCGCCCAATATGCCAACATCAATATTTGGGACCGTTACACCGCGTTCTAAAATCGTTGTCGTCACGAGAAGCTGAATCTCACCTTTTCGGAATTTCTCTATTTTCTCTTTACGTTCTGGATCTTCTGCATGGACACCATCAATGCCAGAAAATGTGCCAGAAAATGATGAAGCAAGAATCTCCTTCACTTTCTTCATCATGTTGACAGACGGAACGAACAGAAAGATCTGCTTTTTTTGTCGAAGCTTTTCTTTGCACCACTCGTGTACCACTTTTGGGAGCTGTTCTTTCGACAATTTTTTTTGCCAATCGCCGCACCATTGAAAAAAAGGTACCGGCAAAGGATGCCGATGAAAGCGGATTGGAATTTTCACAGATGGGAGTGTCCCTTCCTTCGCACGTATTTTAAAAGATTCATTTGGTGTTGCAGTTAAATAGATGGTTGGGGCCCCTTCTTTTTTCGAACGTTCGACGGCAAATTCAAGCATTCGATCCATCGAATAGGGAAACGCGTCCACTTCATCGACAATCATCACATCAAACCAATCTTGAAAGCGAAGCAACTGGTGTGTAGTAGAGATGATGAGCTGTGCATCTTGCTCCTTATCAACACTTCCTCCATATAATGCGTTAATTATCACTTTCGGAAATGCTTCCTTTAAGCGAGGAAGAAGTTCAAGGACGACATCAACACGGGGTGTGGCGATGCACACCCTCAAGCCTAATGAAAAAGCACGCGCCAATCCTTCGAATAAAATTTCTGTTTTCCCAGCGCCGCATACCGCCCATATTAACAGCTCATGCCGCCTTTCAATCGCTTGAAGCACAGCATCCGCAGCCCGAGTTTGCTGAACGGAAAGCTCCCCTTTCCATTTCAGTGAATCGGCGATTTGAGCCGGTTTCGTTTTGCTTCCACACCAATAGATAAGCGGGGTACACTCACTTACTCGTCCCATGACTAAGCATTTACGGCAATATGTGCATTCTTCCAAACAACGTGCACACGAAAAAGACGCAAACAGGCGCTGCACAGTATTTCCGCAACGATGGCAGCAATATTGCTTTGATTCATTGGTTATGGATTTTTTGTAGCCAACATACCCGTGCAAATAATGGCTATGGATAAAGTCAATTGAAAAAGGAAGTTCATCTAACAGGAGAAGTTTGCCTTGAAGTCGATATTGAAGTGTTGGAGAAAAAGGGTATGCAAAATCAAGAGGAGGTTGTTCAAAATCGTCCAGGCGTGAAATTGCTGAAAAAGAAGACAGGGAATCGCCTTCAAAAGGAATGCCTTCCGGATGAATGAGAACTTGCTGATTTTTACTATAGGAGGCGTATCTCAACTATACGCCCCCCTTTTTAAGCATTTTATGGTTTGTACCATGTTAATCCAATGGCTCCTTCACCCAAATGAGTACCGATTACCGGGCCGAAGTAGCCCATCTCAACTGTGGCATTCCGATACTTGGTTTCCAGCTCTTCCTTTATTTCAGCCGCATCATCTGGACAGGTGGCATGAATAACTGCTGCATGGATGGTTTCTCCGGTTTTTGCGTCATTGTCAAAAATCTCAAAAAGCCTGCGAATCGCCTTTTTGCGCGTACGGATTTTTTCAAATGGTTGAATAACTTTATCTTCAAACGCTAAAACGGGTTTAATTTTAAGCAAGCCGCCAAAAAATGCCTGTGCCCCGGATAACCTTCCGCCAAGCTTCAAATTTGTTAAATCATCGACCATAAAATACGCTTTGATGCCTTTTCTTTTTATGTCGTTTAAACGGCTGATGATCTCTTCTCCGCTTTTTCCTGACTGTGCCATTTTGGAAGCTTCCAAAACGTAAAAGCCTTGGGCAGCACAGCTAATTTCTGAATCAAACACGTACACCTTCACATTTTCGGCAAGATCAACTGCAGAAAGGGCTGACTGGTATGTACCGCTAATCCCGCTTGAAAGTGTAATGACAACAATCTCGTTATATTCCTTTCCAAGCCGCTCGTACAGTTCAACGAATTCGCCGACAGCCGGCTGGGACGTCTTCGGCAACTCTTCAATGTTGCGCATTTTGTTATAAAAGTCACTTGTTTTCAATTCAATCTCTTCACGATAAGAATCCGAACCGAATATGACATTCAGAGGAATCATGAAAATGTTATTCTCTTGCCGTTTCGAACGATCAATATAAGATGTGCTATCTGTTATGACAGCCGTCTTGGCCATGTCCATCCCTCATTCAATAAATAATTGAAGTGCTTACCTTACTTTCACCCAGCCTTTTTTAATCGCTTCAACAACCGCCTGGGTCCGATCGTTGACATTCATTTTTTGAAGAATGTTCGACACGTGGTTTTTCACCGTTTTTTCGCTTATGTATAACGCTTTTCCTATGCCGCGGTTGCTTTTTCCGTCAGCAAGAAGCTGCAGCACTTCGCATTCTCTCCTCGTTAATAAGTGGAGCGGCTTCCGGTACTCAATTTCTTTAAATCCTATTTCCAATCCTTCCATCCCTTGAGATGCTAAGCGGCGATATTCGTTCACCAAGTTGTGAGTTACTTTCGGGTGGACGTATGCACCGCCTTCTGCGACAACTTTTACCGCCTCAATCAGCGCATCGGCATCCATTTCCTTTAACAAATATCCTGCAGCACCTGTTTTTACCGCGTGCGTAACATAAGCTTCATCGTCATGGATCGATAAGATGATAACCTTCGTACCGGGCACCTTTTGCATCAATTGCCGTGTTGCCTCAACTCCGTTCACTTCTGGCATATTAATATCAAGGAGAACAACATCAGGTAGATACTGTTGAACGAGTTCCACCACTTCTTTTCCATCGTTGCCTTCCGCTACGACTTCAAAATTTGGCTCCATTTCCAAAATTCGTTTGACGCCTTCCCGAAACAACGGATGATCATCAACTAAAATAATTTTAATCGTTCGTTCAATTGTAAACTTCATCCCTTACCTCCTGCTTTTTTATCGGTATTTGAATTAAAATGGTTGTGCCTTTTTCAGGTGTGGACTCCAACATGAATTTCCCTTCAAGGAGATCGACTCGTTCATTCATTCCAATAAGCCCAAATGCGTTTTCCTTTTTCACATTGTAGTCAAAGCCAATGCCATTATCTTTCACTAATAGTGTAAGCTGCTCGTCCCGAAATTCGACTTTCACTTGGATTTGTGACGCTTTCGCATGCTTGCACGCATTTTGTACCGCTTCTTGTGCAAGGCGGAACAGTGCAATTTCCAAATTGGAAGCCAACCGCTTCTCTTGCCCAATAATTTGGATCGTAACCTCCGTTCCGAAATTTTCACTGACAGTATTTATATATTTTTTTAACGTTGGAATGAGCCCAAAGTCGTCTAGCGCCATTGGACGAAGATCGTAAATAATTCTTCTAACTTCTTGAAGTGAATTTCGTACAAGCTGGCGTAAT
Encoded here:
- a CDS encoding response regulator, whose protein sequence is MKFTIERTIKIILVDDHPLFREGVKRILEMEPNFEVVAEGNDGKEVVELVQQYLPDVVLLDINMPEVNGVEATRQLMQKVPGTKVIILSIHDDEAYVTHAVKTGAAGYLLKEMDADALIEAVKVVAEGGAYVHPKVTHNLVNEYRRLASQGMEGLEIGFKEIEYRKPLHLLTRRECEVLQLLADGKSNRGIGKALYISEKTVKNHVSNILQKMNVNDRTQAVVEAIKKGWVKVR